Proteins from a genomic interval of Calorimonas adulescens:
- a CDS encoding QueT transporter family protein gives MNVKYITKAAIIAVLYIVLTYVMGLLSFNPLQLRLSEGLTILPLLEPAAIPGLFIGCLFANLQSPFGIIDILGGSLVTLVAAYLTSKAKSFWMGALPPIILNSVFVSIWVSYFTKVPYIVTMGGIALGEGISVVLFGYIIYNIYKNIARIYLK, from the coding sequence ATGAATGTTAAATACATAACAAAGGCTGCAATAATTGCTGTACTCTATATAGTCCTCACATATGTGATGGGGTTATTGAGTTTTAATCCGCTTCAGCTCAGATTGTCTGAAGGACTTACTATTTTGCCGCTTTTAGAGCCTGCAGCTATACCAGGACTTTTTATAGGTTGCCTTTTTGCGAATCTGCAAAGCCCCTTTGGAATCATAGATATATTGGGAGGTAGCCTGGTGACATTGGTTGCTGCATACCTTACGAGCAAAGCTAAAAGTTTTTGGATGGGAGCACTCCCCCCGATAATTTTAAATTCCGTTTTTGTTTCCATATGGGTAAGTTACTTTACGAAGGTACCGTATATTGTTACGATGGGTGGCATAGCCCTTGGCGAGGGTATCTCAGTAGTCCTCTTTGGCTACATTATCTACAATATATACAAAAATATAGCCCGTATCTATTTGAAATAG
- a CDS encoding YlbF family regulator — protein MNVYDLAHQLARAMAESDEYRSYVEAKKAVEADETNSNMVNDFHKMEMELSAKQAMGQQLSEDEMKKINDMYQLITLNPTVKEFLEKEMRFSTMVADVFKIINDEIGGV, from the coding sequence ATGAACGTATATGATTTGGCTCATCAGCTCGCAAGAGCCATGGCCGAATCTGATGAGTACAGGAGCTATGTTGAAGCAAAGAAAGCTGTAGAAGCCGATGAGACAAATTCTAATATGGTAAATGATTTTCATAAGATGGAAATGGAACTGAGTGCTAAACAGGCCATGGGCCAGCAGCTTTCTGAGGATGAAATGAAAAAAATTAATGATATGTATCAGCTGATAACATTAAATCCAACAGTTAAGGAATTTCTTGAAAAAGAAATGAGATTTTCCACCATGGTTGCAGATGTGTTTAAAATAATTAATGATGAGATTGGAGGAGTTTGA
- a CDS encoding lysine exporter LysO family protein: MYIIVICLIGGMICGYFSGISSSGLSNHIVTLGLLMLLFSVGIDFGKNREILNSIKENRLRLFIIPMGTIIGTIVGSLVAGIILSMPVKESVAVGAGFGWYSLSGVLITQLYSVELGTMAFISNVVREVIALLIIPFVSKYVGSMEAIGIAGATAMDTSLPVIVKYTSSDMVIFSFLSGLILTLFVPLLIPIILNF; the protein is encoded by the coding sequence ATGTATATAATTGTTATCTGCCTGATAGGTGGCATGATATGTGGATATTTCTCAGGGATATCCTCAAGTGGTTTATCTAATCATATTGTCACACTGGGACTACTTATGTTGCTTTTCTCTGTGGGGATTGACTTTGGTAAAAACAGAGAAATCTTAAATAGTATAAAAGAGAATAGGCTTAGATTGTTTATTATACCTATGGGTACAATAATTGGTACAATTGTAGGTTCACTGGTTGCCGGCATAATATTGAGCATGCCAGTTAAAGAATCTGTGGCAGTAGGGGCAGGTTTTGGCTGGTATTCACTTTCAGGTGTGTTGATAACCCAGCTTTATAGTGTAGAGCTGGGTACAATGGCATTTATATCAAATGTGGTAAGGGAGGTTATAGCCCTTCTTATTATACCATTTGTTTCAAAATATGTAGGTAGTATGGAGGCTATAGGGATTGCAGGGGCTACTGCTATGGATACATCTTTACCTGTTATAGTTAAATATACTTCGTCGGATATGGTTATATTTTCTTTCTTGTCTGGATTAATACTCACACTGTTTGTTCCATTATTGATACCTATTATATTAAATTTTTAA
- a CDS encoding LysO family transporter: protein MSILNFLTEYNMYFYIVFMLTGTLLGYCGRVSGVFKKYNGRIQTVCLGILLFAIGYEIGNDHRLLMTLGPIGIKAAFISIMSVIGTVIFINITARLLGSERVRSS, encoded by the coding sequence ATGAGTATCCTGAATTTTTTAACTGAATACAACATGTATTTTTACATTGTTTTTATGCTAACAGGTACGCTTCTTGGCTACTGTGGGCGTGTATCGGGTGTATTTAAAAAATATAATGGCAGGATACAGACAGTATGTCTCGGTATACTGCTTTTTGCCATAGGATATGAGATAGGAAACGATCACAGACTGCTTATGACTCTTGGCCCTATAGGGATAAAGGCTGCATTTATTTCAATTATGTCTGTTATAGGCACTGTAATTTTTATAAATATAACCGCCAGGCTTTTAGGCAGTGAGAGGGTGAGGAGCTCTTGA
- a CDS encoding ribonuclease J, which yields MTHKTSKIRIIPLGGLNEIGKNMNAIEYRDKILVLDCGMAFPDDEMLGVDMVIPDISYLIKNADKVCGVVITHGHEDHIGSLPYFLKQINVPVYGTKLTLGLISNKLKEHGILKDTTLVEVGFNQRIDIGPFNVEFIRTGHSIPDSAAIAIHTPMGVILHTGDFKIDYTPVDGQVVDLARLAQLGEEGVLVLMADSTNVERPGYTPSEKIVEETFNRIFQSTEKRIIIATFASNVHRLQQIFNAAFKYGRKVAISGRSMVNVVSVARELGYLDIPGDTMIDLDAVNDYDDDKLVIITTGSQGEPMSALARMAYNEHKVVEIRKGDLIIISASAIPGNEKTVSRIINQLFKRGADVIYEPFQDVHVSGHGCQEEMKLLHQLTRPKFFVPVHGEYRHLRQHSKLAESLGMPPENIFLVDIGTVLEFTKDTGKIAGTVTAGKILVDGLGVGDVGNIVLRDRKHLAQDGLMVVVLTISKENGSIVAGPDIISRGFVYVRESEDLMEEARKIVKDSLATCEKDGVTEWSTLKSVIKDSLRGFLYEKTMRKPMILPIIMEI from the coding sequence GTGACGCATAAGACTTCTAAGATTAGGATTATACCATTGGGCGGATTAAATGAGATTGGAAAAAATATGAACGCTATCGAGTACAGGGATAAAATTCTTGTCCTTGACTGTGGGATGGCTTTCCCGGATGACGAAATGTTGGGTGTAGATATGGTCATCCCTGATATCTCATATCTCATTAAAAATGCCGACAAGGTATGTGGTGTGGTTATTACCCACGGTCATGAAGACCATATTGGCAGTCTACCATATTTTTTGAAACAGATAAATGTGCCTGTATACGGTACGAAATTAACCCTGGGGCTTATCAGTAACAAACTGAAAGAACATGGTATCTTGAAGGACACTACACTGGTAGAGGTTGGGTTTAACCAGAGGATAGATATCGGACCATTTAATGTAGAGTTTATAAGGACAGGCCATAGTATCCCTGATTCTGCTGCAATTGCAATACACACTCCAATGGGGGTGATACTTCACACGGGGGATTTTAAAATTGATTATACGCCTGTAGACGGACAGGTTGTAGACCTTGCAAGGCTTGCCCAGCTGGGCGAAGAAGGCGTACTTGTGCTTATGGCAGACAGCACCAATGTGGAAAGGCCTGGATATACCCCTTCTGAGAAAATCGTCGAAGAAACGTTCAACAGGATATTTCAATCTACAGAGAAGAGGATAATTATAGCTACATTTGCATCGAACGTTCACAGATTGCAGCAAATTTTTAATGCTGCCTTTAAATATGGTCGAAAGGTGGCCATATCAGGCAGGAGCATGGTAAACGTAGTCAGCGTTGCGAGGGAACTGGGCTATCTGGATATACCAGGGGATACCATGATTGACTTGGATGCTGTCAATGACTATGATGACGATAAGCTGGTCATTATAACTACCGGCAGCCAGGGTGAGCCAATGTCGGCACTGGCCAGGATGGCATATAACGAACACAAGGTTGTTGAGATAAGAAAGGGTGACCTCATCATCATATCTGCTTCAGCTATACCAGGCAATGAAAAGACAGTTTCAAGGATAATAAACCAACTGTTTAAACGAGGCGCAGATGTGATATATGAGCCTTTTCAGGATGTTCATGTTTCGGGACATGGTTGTCAGGAGGAAATGAAGCTATTACACCAGCTTACAAGGCCAAAGTTTTTTGTACCAGTCCATGGAGAGTACAGACATTTACGCCAGCATTCCAAACTGGCTGAGTCCCTTGGGATGCCACCAGAAAATATCTTTCTTGTGGATATTGGTACAGTGTTGGAGTTCACAAAAGATACCGGTAAAATTGCAGGCACAGTGACGGCAGGCAAGATCCTGGTGGATGGGCTTGGGGTTGGAGATGTCGGCAATATAGTATTGAGGGATAGAAAACATCTGGCGCAAGATGGCTTGATGGTGGTTGTACTGACAATTTCGAAGGAAAATGGGTCTATTGTTGCTGGCCCTGACATTATATCCCGTGGCTTTGTATATGTAAGAGAATCAGAAGATTTGATGGAAGAGGCAAGAAAAATAGTCAAGGACTCACTTGCTACTTGTGAGAAAGATGGGGTTACTGAGTGGTCAACCTTAAAATCAGTGATAAAAGATTCTTTAAGGGGATTCCTTTACGAAAAGACGATGCGTAAGCCTATGATTTTGCCAATAATAATGGAGATATAG
- a CDS encoding Fur family transcriptional regulator: MLNIEKNDVKYQLQERGYKLTTQRRAILDTIMENSDKHLSSEDIYDLVRKKCPEIGLATVYRTLQIFEELGLIYKLDFNDGRVRYDVYNGTSDHQHHHLICIGCGAVIEVEEDLLDDMEKHITEVKDFEIVDHNVKFFGYCSKCRSKNHPVA; encoded by the coding sequence ATTTTGAATATAGAGAAGAATGATGTAAAATATCAGTTGCAGGAAAGAGGTTATAAGTTAACTACACAACGGAGAGCTATATTGGATACGATAATGGAGAATAGTGACAAACATCTATCCAGTGAGGATATATATGACCTTGTACGAAAGAAATGCCCGGAAATTGGATTAGCAACTGTGTATAGAACATTACAGATTTTTGAAGAACTGGGATTAATATATAAATTGGATTTTAACGATGGGAGGGTCAGGTACGATGTATATAATGGTACCAGTGACCATCAACATCATCATCTGATATGTATAGGGTGTGGAGCCGTCATAGAGGTTGAAGAAGACCTACTGGACGATATGGAGAAACACATTACAGAGGTCAAAGATTTTGAGATTGTCGATCACAATGTAAAATTCTTTGGATACTGTAGCAAGTGCAGGTCGAAAAATCACCCTGTAGCCTGA
- the feoB gene encoding ferrous iron transport protein B has translation MSCCDIGVKVDIPEGSKAIVLAGNPNVGKSVFFNYLTGVYVDVSNFPGTTVDINHGKYHDDVVLDTPGVYGVSSFNDEERVARDVILNADIVLNVVDSLHMERDLFLTQQIIDMGKPVIVALNMMDEAEANGIYIDVAKLSEILGVKVIPTVAIKGKGLQEVAENLQNARTGKKTPGIDKYISDFMRQHPYVSEEDALMILEDDHYVAEEAGIDELPGLRDKIYSLRRNYINSMLKDVIYEDLSKATFVSRLSSWMIRPATGIPILLVVLGIMYYLLGVGIAQKLVGITEDYFMGGIVSPFIIDTVSRFVSPDSLIGTVLIGEFGLLTMTLNYVVGLLLPLVIGFYLFLSILEDSGYLPRIATLVDKALTGIGLNGKAIIPMILGFGCVTMATITTRILGTRRERVIATMLLGLAIPCSAQLGVIAGMISRVGPVYFFVYVFVISAVFAVVGYLLNKVLPGESSDLLLDLPTLRMPEPINVLKKTMAKSKTFITEATPLFAYGAIGLSVLKYFHILDYIIELIKPLTVGWLQLPKETATAFIMGFVRRDFGAAGLYAIPMTPKQVLVALITITLFVPCIAATMVIFKERSRNEGIFIWVGSLVIAFLVGGIVSHVII, from the coding sequence ATGAGCTGCTGTGATATTGGAGTCAAAGTGGATATCCCCGAAGGCTCAAAGGCAATTGTACTGGCTGGCAACCCGAATGTTGGTAAGTCTGTGTTCTTTAATTACCTGACCGGAGTATATGTGGATGTGTCTAATTTCCCAGGTACGACAGTAGACATAAATCATGGAAAGTATCATGATGATGTGGTACTGGATACGCCGGGTGTATACGGAGTTTCTTCTTTTAACGATGAAGAGCGTGTAGCCCGGGATGTAATATTAAATGCGGATATTGTACTTAACGTGGTAGACTCACTCCACATGGAGAGAGACCTGTTTCTGACACAGCAGATTATTGACATGGGTAAGCCCGTAATTGTGGCCTTAAATATGATGGATGAGGCAGAAGCCAATGGTATTTATATAGATGTAGCGAAATTATCTGAGATACTGGGTGTAAAAGTGATTCCAACTGTTGCGATTAAGGGGAAGGGGCTCCAAGAGGTTGCAGAGAACCTCCAGAATGCCCGTACAGGGAAAAAGACACCTGGCATTGATAAGTATATATCTGATTTTATGAGACAACATCCTTATGTTAGCGAAGAAGATGCACTGATGATTCTGGAAGATGACCATTATGTGGCAGAGGAAGCCGGCATTGATGAACTTCCGGGACTGCGGGATAAGATATATAGCCTCAGGCGCAATTATATTAACAGTATGCTAAAGGATGTCATATATGAGGATTTAAGTAAAGCTACCTTTGTAAGCAGGCTGAGCAGCTGGATGATAAGGCCGGCCACAGGGATCCCTATACTTCTCGTTGTACTTGGTATTATGTATTATCTGTTAGGTGTGGGGATAGCTCAAAAACTTGTTGGTATAACTGAAGATTACTTTATGGGAGGAATAGTGAGTCCATTTATAATAGATACAGTTTCAAGATTTGTATCACCTGATTCACTGATAGGTACGGTATTAATAGGTGAATTTGGCCTCTTGACCATGACACTAAACTATGTGGTTGGACTTTTACTGCCATTGGTTATAGGTTTTTACTTGTTTTTATCTATTCTTGAGGATTCTGGATATTTACCGAGGATTGCCACCCTGGTGGACAAGGCTCTTACAGGTATAGGGTTGAATGGTAAGGCTATAATACCTATGATACTAGGGTTTGGATGTGTTACCATGGCTACCATTACTACAAGGATACTGGGTACCAGAAGAGAGAGGGTAATAGCCACAATGCTTCTTGGATTGGCTATACCGTGTTCGGCACAGCTTGGGGTTATAGCTGGTATGATATCCAGGGTAGGTCCTGTCTACTTTTTTGTTTATGTTTTTGTAATATCTGCTGTGTTTGCAGTTGTTGGATATCTTTTGAATAAGGTCTTGCCGGGCGAATCCAGTGACCTTTTATTAGATCTTCCAACACTGAGGATGCCAGAACCGATAAATGTATTAAAGAAGACAATGGCAAAGTCCAAGACGTTTATCACAGAGGCTACCCCATTGTTTGCTTATGGTGCTATTGGCCTTAGCGTGTTGAAATACTTCCATATACTTGACTATATCATAGAGCTTATAAAACCTTTAACTGTAGGCTGGCTACAGTTGCCAAAAGAGACGGCTACAGCTTTCATAATGGGGTTTGTCAGGAGAGATTTTGGTGCAGCAGGACTTTATGCCATACCCATGACTCCAAAGCAGGTACTTGTAGCTTTAATTACCATTACTTTGTTTGTACCGTGTATTGCTGCTACCATGGTGATCTTTAAAGAGAGAAGTAGAAATGAGGGCATATTTATATGGGTGGGTAGCCTTGTTATAGCTTTTCTTGTAGGCGGTATTGTCTCCCATGTAATTATATAG
- a CDS encoding FeoA family protein, whose protein sequence is MILANAKVGQTVEIVDIMDSDAKIKTLRLGIGEGSKIKCVEKISNGPVVIRSRMQELAVGKKLAEKIVIKPVE, encoded by the coding sequence ATGATTCTGGCCAATGCAAAGGTTGGGCAAACCGTTGAGATAGTTGATATTATGGACAGTGATGCTAAGATAAAAACATTGAGATTGGGCATAGGTGAAGGTTCAAAGATAAAATGCGTAGAAAAAATTTCCAATGGACCAGTTGTGATAAGAAGCAGAATGCAAGAACTGGCTGTTGGTAAGAAGTTAGCTGAAAAGATAGTGATAAAACCTGTGGAGTAG
- a CDS encoding DUF1292 domain-containing protein has product MEDETIVLYDENGEEQEFELIASLTVDDRDYVVVRPMEEEDSEDGYILRVEKDENGDDVFVGVEDDEEFDTVVEAYNELVDEYDEDYDYDDEEYDEEFDDEDEFDEDDFEDYDDED; this is encoded by the coding sequence ATGGAAGACGAGACCATAGTTTTGTACGATGAGAACGGTGAAGAGCAGGAGTTCGAGCTAATAGCATCACTGACCGTAGACGACAGAGATTATGTAGTTGTAAGACCGATGGAAGAAGAGGATTCTGAAGACGGTTATATATTGAGGGTGGAAAAGGATGAAAATGGTGATGACGTATTTGTAGGTGTAGAAGATGATGAAGAGTTTGATACTGTAGTTGAGGCATACAATGAACTGGTGGATGAATATGATGAAGACTATGATTATGATGATGAGGAATATGATGAAGAGTTTGACGATGAGGATGAGTTTGACGAGGATGATTTTGAAGACTATGATGATGAAGATTAG
- the ruvX gene encoding Holliday junction resolvase RuvX, whose amino-acid sequence MRILGLDLGDKTIGLAVSDPTGLFSQPVKTLPRTWTKKDIDAIKKIIEEYCIEKIVIGLPKNMNGSLGPQSEKSMEFADVLKKETGLNVDLWDERLTTVAAERALLEADMSRKRRREVIDSIAASIILQSYLDSRK is encoded by the coding sequence TTGAGGATACTTGGCTTAGATCTGGGGGATAAGACTATAGGCTTAGCGGTAAGCGATCCCACGGGGTTATTTTCCCAACCGGTAAAGACACTTCCACGAACGTGGACCAAAAAAGACATTGATGCTATAAAAAAGATTATTGAGGAATATTGTATAGAGAAGATAGTCATTGGACTACCCAAAAATATGAATGGTAGTCTTGGACCTCAGTCGGAAAAGAGTATGGAGTTTGCAGATGTATTGAAAAAAGAGACTGGGTTGAACGTTGACTTATGGGATGAAAGGCTTACAACTGTTGCTGCTGAGAGGGCATTATTGGAGGCCGACATGAGCAGAAAAAGGCGGAGAGAAGTGATTGACAGCATTGCTGCATCTATAATATTGCAGAGCTACCTTGACAGCAGGAAATAG
- a CDS encoding aldo/keto reductase, protein MIYNLLGNTGIRVSKVCFGSLSISPLQTSITKNEAVKVLSCAFDHGVNFIDTAEIYDNYDVIAEFINSYYPDDLVIATKCYAYTADMAEKSLIRALKELKREYIDIFLLHEQESIYTLKGHAEAIEYFIKAKENGYIRAFGISTHTVDAVRAVAGMNEIEVIHPIINVGGIGILGGSRDDMLHAIQRVHRLGKGIYAMKVLGGGHLIGEARPAIDFVSSIKEISSIAIGMQSEDEVIADVCMINGEDVPEDISARLNRRVRRLVIEEWCDLCGACIDRCVQGALKVDGDAVVVDMDRCTLCSYCVGACPHFYIKVV, encoded by the coding sequence ATGATATATAATCTACTGGGCAACACGGGTATACGTGTGTCAAAGGTATGTTTCGGTTCCCTTTCTATTAGCCCTTTACAGACCTCTATTACTAAAAATGAGGCTGTAAAGGTACTCTCTTGCGCCTTCGATCATGGTGTTAACTTTATAGATACGGCAGAAATATATGATAACTATGATGTGATAGCAGAATTCATAAACAGCTATTATCCGGATGATTTAGTAATAGCTACGAAGTGTTATGCGTATACGGCTGATATGGCCGAAAAAAGCCTTATAAGGGCATTAAAGGAACTGAAACGTGAATATATAGATATTTTTTTGCTTCATGAGCAGGAGAGTATTTACACATTGAAGGGTCATGCCGAGGCTATTGAATACTTTATAAAGGCGAAGGAAAATGGCTATATCAGGGCATTTGGCATTTCAACTCATACAGTAGATGCAGTCAGAGCTGTGGCCGGTATGAATGAGATAGAGGTAATTCATCCTATAATAAATGTGGGTGGTATAGGCATTCTGGGTGGCAGCAGGGATGACATGCTCCATGCTATCCAAAGGGTGCATAGATTGGGCAAGGGCATTTATGCCATGAAGGTACTTGGAGGGGGACACCTTATTGGTGAGGCCAGGCCAGCTATTGATTTTGTAAGCTCCATTAAGGAGATAAGCTCAATCGCCATTGGTATGCAGTCAGAGGATGAGGTTATAGCAGACGTGTGCATGATTAATGGTGAAGATGTGCCCGAAGATATTTCCGCTCGCCTCAACAGGAGGGTGCGTAGACTTGTAATAGAGGAGTGGTGTGATTTGTGTGGTGCCTGCATTGATAGGTGCGTACAGGGGGCATTGAAGGTAGATGGTGATGCTGTTGTGGTTGATATGGATAGGTGTACCCTGTGCAGCTATTGTGTTGGCGCATGCCCGCATTTTTACATTAAGGTGGTGTGA
- a CDS encoding IreB family regulatory phosphoprotein, with translation MPDNQDTMKYSMEKMKADQARGILREVYDALKEKGYNPVNQIVGYLLSGDPTYITSHKNARGLIKKLERDELVEELVKYYLQVKD, from the coding sequence ATGCCGGATAATCAGGATACCATGAAATATAGTATGGAAAAAATGAAAGCGGACCAGGCCAGGGGAATATTAAGAGAGGTATACGATGCACTGAAGGAAAAAGGCTACAACCCTGTAAACCAGATTGTAGGTTATCTGCTTTCAGGAGACCCAACGTATATCACCAGTCACAAAAATGCAAGAGGTCTTATAAAAAAACTGGAGCGGGACGAGCTGGTAGAGGAGCTTGTAAAATACTATCTTCAGGTGAAGGACTAA
- the alaS gene encoding alanine--tRNA ligase — protein MEWMSMDEIREKFLSFFESKGHLRLKSFPLIPHNDKSLLLINSGMAPLKPYFTGKEVPPRKRVTTCQKCIRTPDIERVGKTARHATFFEMLGNFSFGDYFKESAIPWAWEFATQWLKLPEDKLWVTIYQNDDEAFEIWNKVVGVPDERIIRMGKEDNFWEIGLGPCGPCSELYFDRGVEKGCGKPDCAPGCDCDRFMEFWNLVFTQFDKDEAGNYNRLANPNIDTGMGLERMAAIMQGVDNIFEVDVVKRIMDDVLKMSGTKYNEDRKRDVSIRVITDHIRGITFMIGDGILPSNEGRGYVLRRILRRAARHGKLLGLNEPFLYKLVDSVAGTYISAYPELTDRLDYIKEVVKLEEERFNETIDQGISKLQVYIDGLKAEGKAVLSGEDAFKLYDTYGFPLDLTKEILEEQGIEVDEEGFNREMSIQKERARANKIEDNSLWANDALMEELRAYSTEFVGYERLESKSKVLAILKDRELVSSASEGEEVGIILDTTPFYAESGGQVGDKGTIYNNNVNIIVFDCKKVLNKHIHIGKIRRGIISVGDVVNAEVDKGIRMNTARNHTATHLLHKALREILGEHVHQAGSLVTPEYLRFDFSHYQGLSQEQLDEIERRVNEKIYESLPVEISVTTLEEAQKIGAMALFTEKYGDRVRIVKAGDYSMELCGGTHLKNTSEIGVFKIVSEGAVGAGLRRIEARTGPGAYEYLSGYKKLVSSIADYLKINENDLENRVIEMLSLIKDKDREIETLKQKIMNMSVDEYLKGTIDVKGVRLLTLKLNSYTNKDLRDLNDLLKSKLKSGVLLLAGVEDGKVNLVASVTQDIIEKGLKAGEIIKEVSAILNGSGGGRPDMAQGGGKDSSRLDEAFLACRRYIEDKMQ, from the coding sequence ATGGAATGGATGTCAATGGACGAAATACGAGAGAAATTTTTGAGTTTTTTTGAGAGCAAAGGACACCTGAGGTTAAAAAGTTTTCCTTTAATACCACATAATGATAAAAGCCTTCTCCTGATAAATTCAGGTATGGCTCCGTTAAAACCTTATTTTACTGGCAAAGAGGTACCACCGCGCAAGAGGGTGACCACCTGTCAGAAATGTATCAGAACTCCTGATATCGAAAGGGTAGGCAAGACTGCAAGACATGCTACATTTTTTGAAATGCTGGGCAATTTTTCCTTTGGGGATTATTTTAAAGAGAGCGCAATACCGTGGGCATGGGAGTTTGCCACACAGTGGCTCAAACTTCCTGAAGATAAGCTATGGGTTACAATATATCAAAATGATGATGAGGCCTTTGAAATATGGAACAAGGTCGTTGGTGTACCTGATGAAAGAATAATAAGGATGGGAAAAGAGGACAATTTTTGGGAGATAGGATTAGGGCCATGTGGCCCATGTTCAGAGTTGTATTTTGATAGAGGGGTTGAAAAGGGATGTGGTAAACCAGACTGTGCACCGGGCTGTGACTGTGACAGATTTATGGAATTTTGGAATCTCGTCTTTACACAGTTCGACAAAGATGAGGCAGGAAACTATAACAGATTAGCCAACCCAAATATAGACACAGGTATGGGCCTTGAGAGAATGGCTGCAATAATGCAGGGAGTGGACAATATTTTTGAAGTGGATGTGGTAAAAAGGATAATGGATGATGTATTAAAGATGAGCGGCACTAAATATAATGAAGACCGCAAGAGGGATGTCAGTATAAGGGTAATAACAGATCATATAAGAGGGATAACCTTTATGATAGGTGACGGCATACTACCATCCAATGAGGGTAGAGGTTATGTGTTAAGGAGGATTTTGAGAAGGGCTGCAAGACATGGCAAACTGCTTGGATTGAATGAGCCGTTCCTTTATAAACTGGTCGATAGTGTAGCTGGGACCTACATAAGTGCATATCCAGAACTTACAGATAGACTTGATTATATTAAAGAGGTTGTTAAGCTTGAAGAGGAGAGGTTTAATGAGACTATAGACCAGGGTATAAGCAAACTTCAGGTTTATATAGATGGGCTGAAGGCAGAAGGTAAAGCAGTTTTATCAGGAGAGGATGCCTTTAAGCTTTATGATACTTACGGTTTCCCTCTCGACCTGACAAAGGAGATACTAGAGGAGCAAGGTATAGAGGTAGATGAGGAAGGCTTTAATAGAGAAATGAGTATTCAGAAGGAGAGAGCGAGAGCGAATAAGATAGAGGACAACTCACTTTGGGCTAATGATGCTCTTATGGAGGAACTAAGGGCCTACAGTACAGAATTTGTAGGATATGAAAGATTGGAGTCCAAGAGCAAGGTTCTTGCCATATTAAAAGACAGAGAACTGGTATCCAGTGCATCAGAGGGAGAAGAGGTAGGTATAATCTTAGATACAACCCCGTTTTATGCTGAAAGCGGTGGACAGGTAGGTGACAAGGGCACAATTTACAACAATAATGTAAATATTATTGTATTTGACTGTAAAAAAGTGTTAAATAAACATATCCATATCGGTAAAATAAGACGAGGAATTATCAGTGTTGGAGATGTGGTGAATGCTGAGGTGGATAAGGGCATTAGAATGAATACAGCAAGAAATCACACTGCAACACACCTGCTACACAAGGCATTGAGAGAAATACTGGGTGAACACGTACATCAGGCAGGTTCTCTTGTGACTCCGGAGTATTTAAGGTTCGATTTCTCTCATTATCAAGGGCTATCCCAGGAACAGCTTGATGAAATTGAAAGAAGGGTAAATGAAAAGATCTATGAATCCCTTCCAGTTGAAATTAGTGTGACAACTCTTGAAGAAGCTCAAAAGATTGGAGCGATGGCACTTTTCACAGAAAAATATGGTGACAGGGTAAGGATAGTAAAGGCTGGGGACTACAGTATGGAGCTCTGTGGTGGTACCCACCTGAAGAATACTTCAGAGATAGGTGTGTTCAAGATTGTTTCTGAGGGTGCGGTTGGTGCAGGACTGCGTAGGATAGAGGCTCGTACCGGACCGGGGGCTTATGAATATCTGAGCGGATATAAGAAGCTTGTATCCAGTATTGCAGATTATCTTAAGATAAATGAGAATGACTTAGAAAACAGGGTAATTGAAATGTTAAGCCTTATCAAAGATAAGGATAGAGAGATAGAAACCTTGAAACAAAAAATAATGAACATGTCTGTCGATGAATACCTTAAAGGAACTATTGATGTAAAAGGTGTAAGACTGCTGACACTTAAACTGAATTCCTATACGAATAAGGACCTTAGAGACTTAAACGACCTGCTCAAATCAAAATTAAAATCTGGCGTATTACTGTTGGCGGGTGTAGAGGATGGTAAGGTAAATCTGGTGGCAAGTGTTACACAGGATATTATTGAAAAAGGACTTAAGGCCGGGGAGATTATAAAAGAGGTCTCCGCCATACTGAATGGAAGTGGTGGAGGTAGGCCAGACATGGCACAAGGCGGTGGGAAAGACAGTTCAAGGTTAGATGAGGCATTCCTGGCGTGCCGGAGATATATAGAAGATAAGATGCAGTAA